A stretch of Candidatus Manganitrophaceae bacterium DNA encodes these proteins:
- a CDS encoding ABC transporter permease subunit yields the protein MIDADTSRGARVRVRFPWRGLIISALFFVLFPLLIMPIGAIFLFATRDGLGRFIHALSGEGAQFALRLSLFTALVTSLVNSVLGTLTAYIFANYRFPAKRPLGILINLPVAIPTVVVGTSLLLLWGPIGIVGRYLDPLGFRPMFAIAGILMAHVFVTFPYMLGAVKPVLDELEVTYEEAAYTMGAGRLKTFWYVILPSLKGALFTGTLLTFAHSLGEFGATVMVSGNLRLRTQTAPLYIFSQFEAGNIEAANAVAAVLAIFSFVIFFILLRVTEVEASEENG from the coding sequence ATGATCGATGCCGATACCTCGCGCGGGGCTCGCGTTCGTGTCCGTTTCCCCTGGCGCGGGCTGATTATCTCGGCGCTCTTTTTCGTCTTGTTTCCGCTGTTGATCATGCCGATCGGCGCTATTTTCCTCTTCGCCACCCGCGACGGGCTCGGCCGGTTCATTCACGCCCTCTCCGGCGAGGGGGCGCAGTTCGCCCTTCGACTGAGTCTCTTCACCGCCTTGGTGACGAGTTTGGTGAACTCGGTCTTGGGGACACTGACCGCTTATATCTTTGCCAACTATCGCTTCCCGGCGAAGCGGCCGCTCGGGATTTTAATCAATCTTCCGGTTGCGATCCCGACCGTCGTGGTCGGAACGTCGCTGCTCCTTCTCTGGGGACCGATCGGCATCGTCGGGCGCTACCTCGATCCGTTGGGCTTCCGGCCGATGTTTGCGATCGCCGGCATCTTAATGGCGCATGTCTTTGTCACCTTTCCCTACATGCTCGGGGCGGTGAAGCCGGTGTTGGATGAGCTGGAGGTGACTTACGAAGAGGCCGCTTACACAATGGGGGCAGGCCGGTTGAAGACCTTCTGGTATGTAATCCTCCCTTCCTTAAAGGGGGCGCTTTTTACCGGCACCCTTTTGACCTTCGCCCACTCGCTGGGGGAGTTCGGGGCGACGGTGATGGTCTCCGGAAATCTGCGGCTTCGGACCCAGACGGCGCCGCTCTATATCTTTTCCCAATTCGAGGCGGGAAATATCGAAGCGGCCAACGCGGTGGCGGCGGTCCTCGCGATTTTCTCGTTCGTGATCTTTTTTATCCTCCTCCGGGTGACGGAGGTGGAGGCGTCGGAGGAGAATGGATGA
- a CDS encoding PAS domain-containing protein → MKKPPKDRSDSTTPLEKERRACTQAEQAEQRYRDIVEGLDSTMVWEMGAESFQFTFVSRRAELLLGYPLQEWYTDPKFWQDKLHPEDCQRVLGLFENALEEGTDQRCDHRMIAADGRTVWFHTGIRPIREIGGTAMFRGLSVDMTAQREAAEAIKRSQERYHALVNSIEGIVWEAEAETFRFRFVSKQAERLLGYPVDLWLDDPNFWKDHIFPDDLENAISQWEKGVSEKTGVDLEYRMIAADGRTTWIRNLASLLEEGDQPVCLRGLMVDISERVRVERC, encoded by the coding sequence TTGAAAAAACCTCCAAAAGATCGGTCTGACTCCACCACTCCGTTGGAGAAGGAGCGCCGCGCGTGTACGCAAGCGGAGCAGGCCGAGCAACGCTATCGCGACATCGTCGAGGGGTTGGACAGCACGATGGTCTGGGAGATGGGGGCGGAGAGCTTCCAATTTACCTTCGTCAGTCGACGAGCGGAGCTCTTGCTCGGCTATCCGCTCCAGGAGTGGTACACCGATCCAAAATTTTGGCAAGACAAGCTCCATCCGGAAGACTGCCAACGGGTCCTCGGCCTATTTGAAAACGCCCTGGAAGAGGGAACCGACCAGCGGTGTGACCATCGGATGATCGCGGCGGACGGCCGGACCGTCTGGTTTCATACCGGCATCCGCCCCATCCGTGAAATAGGGGGAACGGCGATGTTCCGCGGCCTCTCGGTCGACATGACCGCGCAAAGGGAGGCGGCCGAAGCGATTAAGCGATCTCAAGAGCGATATCACGCCCTGGTCAATTCGATTGAAGGAATCGTTTGGGAAGCGGAAGCCGAGACATTCCGCTTCCGCTTCGTCAGTAAGCAGGCGGAGCGGCTCTTGGGCTACCCGGTCGACCTCTGGCTGGACGATCCCAATTTTTGGAAAGATCATATTTTCCCCGACGATTTGGAAAACGCAATCTCCCAGTGGGAAAAGGGGGTCTCTGAAAAAACAGGGGTTGATTTGGAATATCGAATGATCGCGGCCGACGGACGGACGACCTGGATTCGAAATCTCGCCAGCCTCTTGGAGGAAGGGGATCAGCCCGTTTGCCTGCGGGGATTAATGGTCGATATCTCGGAGCGGGTCCGGGTGGAGAGGTGCTGA
- a CDS encoding bifunctional oligoribonuclease/PAP phosphatase NrnA, whose protein sequence is MRYIVVCDDLFFYDVLKSVSQVEAAWLFLVQEPVLAKQLEVRGVPVLQGTFSNGAIFKKAKIDPDDWVLIAMADIRSLQRVNRSLASEGVQPSLVLTREAIGKPLADLRTVSCGELLSSSLMWELHAVTLRDKTRKIRRLLEEAGCIVILIQDDPDPDAIASAVALRTLLGRNKLTAPIASFGVVDRPENIAMVKRLEIEVEQIDAARLHDFDRFCFVDTQPSRFRVKFPRVDVVIDHHPEEKGYPAAFRDIRPNKGATSTLLTEYLRADDVKISQRLATALLYGIGTDTAFLERGTHPADVEAFSFLYPLANHALIRQIERPEFPQEEARFVQKAIRRWRIERKILVSHVGRVPRQDIVPRLADFCTQVEGVDWSIISGIVSGNLIVSARNMGNTGNAGGLLKEAFGRLGQAGGHRFMAKATIPLTAFRAAFRKTDERFVRDKLFDLLLEVARRGTITP, encoded by the coding sequence ATGCGGTATATCGTCGTCTGCGACGACCTTTTCTTCTATGACGTCTTAAAGAGCGTCAGCCAGGTGGAAGCGGCCTGGCTTTTTCTTGTTCAAGAGCCGGTGCTCGCCAAACAGCTGGAGGTGAGGGGGGTCCCGGTCCTTCAGGGGACCTTTTCAAACGGCGCGATCTTTAAGAAAGCGAAGATCGATCCCGACGACTGGGTGCTGATTGCAATGGCCGACATCCGGTCGCTTCAACGGGTGAACCGCTCGCTCGCCTCGGAAGGGGTTCAGCCCTCGCTTGTCCTGACCCGGGAGGCGATCGGCAAGCCGCTCGCCGACCTGAGGACGGTCTCCTGCGGCGAGCTCCTCTCCTCGTCGTTGATGTGGGAGCTGCATGCCGTCACGCTGCGCGATAAGACCCGAAAGATCCGCCGGCTCCTTGAAGAGGCCGGCTGCATTGTCATCCTGATTCAGGACGATCCCGACCCCGACGCCATCGCCTCCGCCGTCGCGCTCCGGACGCTCCTCGGACGGAATAAACTGACGGCGCCGATCGCGTCGTTCGGTGTGGTCGACCGGCCGGAGAACATCGCCATGGTCAAGCGGCTGGAGATCGAGGTCGAGCAGATCGATGCCGCGCGGCTGCACGACTTCGACCGCTTCTGCTTCGTCGACACCCAGCCGAGCCGCTTTCGGGTCAAGTTTCCGCGGGTCGACGTGGTGATCGACCATCATCCGGAAGAAAAAGGATACCCCGCGGCGTTCCGTGACATCCGGCCGAACAAAGGGGCGACCTCCACCCTCCTGACGGAGTATCTGCGGGCCGACGATGTGAAGATCAGCCAGCGGCTGGCGACGGCGCTTCTCTATGGCATCGGGACCGACACCGCGTTCTTGGAGCGGGGGACCCATCCGGCCGATGTCGAGGCCTTCTCTTTTCTCTACCCGCTTGCCAACCATGCGCTGATCCGGCAGATCGAGCGGCCGGAATTTCCGCAGGAGGAGGCCCGCTTCGTCCAGAAGGCGATTCGGCGCTGGCGGATCGAGCGCAAAATTCTCGTCTCGCATGTCGGACGGGTCCCGCGGCAGGACATCGTCCCGCGGCTCGCCGATTTTTGCACGCAGGTGGAGGGGGTCGATTGGTCGATCATCTCCGGCATCGTCTCGGGGAACCTCATCGTCTCGGCGCGGAACATGGGAAATACCGGAAATGCCGGCGGCCTCTTAAAAGAAGCCTTCGGGCGGCTCGGCCAGGCCGGCGGGCATCGATTCATGGCGAAGGCAACGATCCCCCTGACGGCCTTCCGCGCCGCCTTCCGAAAGACCGACGAGCGATTCGTCCGCGACAAGCTCTTCGATCTGCTCCTCGAGGTCGCCCGGCGCGGGACGATCACCCCATGA
- a CDS encoding universal stress protein, translating to MSITLKDILKKYGEQTIVENVTLEIFPGELFVLLGASGSGKTTLLRMIAGLVHPDRGEIFLQGTMVNDMTPQERNVGFVFQNYSLFRHMTIAENIGFGLRLRRIPKKSRDEKIRHLLDLIGLPGFGGRFPSQLSGGQQQRVAVARALAYEPQVLLLDEPFGALDLKTRVQLRQSFKQIQRQLGVTTVLVTHDQTDAFELGDRIGIMDRGKLLALGAPTEVYKRPKSEYVAQFLGASNFFTGVMQERNIQIGSAFLPLPEGMAPPDKGERVQVLIRPEEFELATQRDEIRGSFLGEGEVRECLFVGAHYRMTVHVPGIVRSITGGFGDNDPTSLFVQMGLGQSQSGCPNQPGEKVVVGVRAFHILPYQGLRILVAIDGSEHGEYALHFAVYLAKKTQGALTIVGVAERFLEETKAREGLTQANQRVQKELQEVTTAYRRGHPAEEILNETEQNRYDLVILGTRGRHAPSRFLGSTAARVSVNSPTPALITPTPFQEIKKILICIAGERVRKSDVRFIGRIARSTGAAVTLFHVHSDNEGKDEKDVTRYLQDVMRILQSLGLPVEMKMGEGEIVGMILHEAVEGNHDLLILGTRVGNLREAFMTNSITNQVLSQVDRPVLILHIRPPM from the coding sequence ATGTCGATCACCCTTAAAGATATCCTCAAAAAATATGGGGAGCAGACAATCGTCGAAAATGTCACGCTGGAGATCTTTCCCGGCGAGCTCTTTGTCCTGCTCGGCGCCAGCGGCAGCGGCAAGACGACGCTGCTGAGAATGATCGCAGGGCTGGTCCACCCCGATCGCGGGGAGATCTTCCTGCAGGGGACAATGGTCAATGATATGACCCCGCAGGAGCGGAACGTCGGCTTCGTCTTTCAAAATTATTCCCTCTTCCGCCACATGACGATCGCCGAGAATATCGGCTTCGGGCTTCGCTTGCGGCGGATCCCCAAGAAAAGCCGCGACGAGAAGATCCGGCACCTGCTCGATCTGATCGGGCTGCCCGGTTTCGGCGGCCGTTTCCCCTCGCAGCTCTCCGGAGGCCAGCAGCAGCGGGTGGCGGTGGCACGGGCGCTCGCCTATGAGCCCCAGGTGCTGTTGTTAGACGAGCCGTTCGGTGCGCTCGATCTGAAAACGAGGGTACAGCTTCGACAAAGCTTCAAGCAGATCCAGCGGCAGCTCGGCGTGACAACGGTGCTGGTGACGCACGATCAGACCGACGCGTTCGAGCTTGGCGATCGGATCGGGATCATGGACCGTGGAAAGCTCCTCGCCCTCGGCGCCCCGACCGAGGTCTACAAGCGTCCCAAATCGGAATATGTCGCCCAATTTCTCGGCGCCTCGAATTTTTTCACAGGTGTGATGCAGGAGCGGAATATCCAAATTGGATCGGCCTTTCTCCCCCTGCCGGAGGGGATGGCCCCTCCCGACAAAGGGGAGCGGGTCCAGGTGTTGATCCGGCCGGAAGAGTTCGAATTGGCGACCCAGCGGGACGAGATTCGGGGCTCCTTTTTGGGAGAGGGGGAGGTCCGCGAGTGTCTCTTTGTCGGCGCCCATTATCGAATGACGGTGCACGTTCCGGGAATCGTCCGCTCCATCACCGGCGGCTTCGGCGACAACGACCCGACCTCGCTGTTTGTCCAGATGGGCCTGGGCCAGAGCCAGAGCGGCTGTCCCAACCAACCGGGGGAGAAGGTGGTCGTGGGGGTCCGCGCTTTTCACATTCTCCCTTATCAAGGGCTGCGTATTTTGGTGGCGATCGATGGGTCGGAGCATGGCGAGTATGCGCTGCACTTCGCCGTCTATTTGGCGAAGAAAACGCAAGGGGCATTGACGATTGTCGGGGTGGCGGAGCGTTTTCTCGAGGAGACGAAGGCGCGGGAGGGGCTGACCCAGGCCAATCAGCGGGTCCAGAAGGAGCTGCAGGAGGTGACGACCGCCTACCGTCGGGGGCATCCCGCCGAGGAGATTCTCAACGAGACGGAGCAGAACCGCTACGACTTGGTTATTCTGGGAACGCGCGGCCGCCACGCGCCAAGCCGATTTCTCGGATCGACCGCCGCGCGGGTCTCGGTCAATTCACCAACCCCGGCGCTGATCACGCCGACCCCTTTTCAGGAGATCAAAAAGATCCTGATCTGTATCGCCGGGGAGCGGGTTCGCAAGTCGGATGTCCGGTTCATCGGGAGGATCGCTCGGAGCACCGGCGCCGCCGTTACCCTCTTTCATGTTCATTCCGACAACGAAGGGAAAGATGAGAAAGATGTGACCCGTTATCTTCAGGATGTCATGCGAATTCTGCAGAGCCTCGGCCTGCCGGTGGAGATGAAGATGGGGGAGGGAGAAATTGTCGGCATGATTTTACATGAGGCGGTGGAGGGGAACCATGATCTGTTGATCCTCGGCACCCGCGTCGGCAACCTCCGCGAAGCCTTCATGACCAACAGCATCACCAACCAGGTGCTGTCACAGGTCGACCGTCCGGTATTGATTCTCCACATTCGCCCGCCGATGTAA
- a CDS encoding SUMF1/EgtB/PvdO family nonheme iron enzyme — translation MKRSLFVFIFGFLLLLPTHGLHAEEMIQIPAGPFLFGEGAASGGTDRERAIDAFFIDRVEVSNRDFQKRFPAHTYPSGADDHPVSSVSWEEATAYCRQLEKRLPTEAEWEKAASGTDGRIYPWGNTPLRTAAHPSISGMIKRKVGFNYKDRSPYGVLEMASSVWEWTAGEEGGKKVAHGGLWNLHLDYEYSKVFDRIIIDPENRYIFLGFRCAR, via the coding sequence ATGAAGAGATCCCTTTTCGTTTTTATTTTCGGTTTTTTGCTCCTTCTCCCGACGCACGGTCTTCATGCCGAGGAGATGATCCAAATCCCGGCCGGCCCTTTTCTTTTCGGAGAGGGCGCTGCGTCCGGCGGAACCGATCGCGAGAGGGCGATCGATGCCTTCTTTATCGACCGGGTCGAAGTGAGCAATCGGGATTTTCAAAAACGCTTCCCGGCGCACACCTATCCGAGCGGGGCCGACGACCATCCGGTGAGCTCCGTCAGCTGGGAGGAGGCAACTGCGTATTGTCGACAATTAGAGAAACGCCTTCCGACCGAAGCGGAGTGGGAAAAGGCGGCCAGCGGGACCGACGGGCGGATCTATCCCTGGGGGAACACGCCGCTCCGGACGGCGGCGCATCCGTCGATCTCCGGCATGATCAAAAGGAAGGTCGGGTTCAATTACAAAGACCGCTCTCCATACGGCGTGTTGGAGATGGCCTCCTCGGTTTGGGAGTGGACGGCGGGAGAGGAAGGTGGAAAGAAGGTGGCGCACGGCGGGCTCTGGAACCTTCACCTCGACTATGAATACAGCAAGGTATTCGATCGGATCATCATTGATCCGGAAAACCGTTATATCTTTTTGGGATTCCGATGCGCGCGCTGA
- a CDS encoding tetratricopeptide repeat protein, with protein sequence MLSRFFIFYIITLLTGSPLLAILVIVGLYFALDYQFTGFFRRGVEIFRLESEISGLKREIALNPHNVASLSDLGRLLVMRGKGRQGLPYLERAYERLSDSEETTYYLGLASIASGDEPRGEALILKALQKNPKFRYGEPALRLAEYYAARGRNNEAQDYFDRFFSIHSSSPEGYYKFGLFQLQIGNVSRAVESFRKAIEVFKLSPSFKRRQDRLWAYKARFHLGKTRLASGAR encoded by the coding sequence ATGCTCTCCCGTTTTTTTATTTTTTATATTATTACCCTTCTGACCGGCAGCCCGCTGCTCGCCATCCTGGTGATCGTCGGCCTTTATTTTGCCCTCGATTATCAGTTCACCGGTTTTTTTCGGCGGGGGGTGGAGATCTTCCGGCTCGAATCGGAAATCTCCGGGCTCAAACGGGAGATCGCGCTCAACCCCCACAATGTCGCTTCGTTGAGCGACCTCGGCCGCCTTCTGGTGATGCGGGGGAAGGGACGACAGGGGCTTCCTTATCTGGAGCGGGCTTATGAGCGTCTCTCCGATTCGGAAGAGACCACCTACTATTTGGGGCTCGCTTCGATCGCTTCAGGCGATGAGCCCCGGGGCGAGGCGCTGATTCTGAAGGCGCTGCAGAAGAATCCGAAGTTCCGCTACGGCGAGCCGGCGCTGCGGCTGGCCGAATATTATGCCGCCCGGGGACGGAACAACGAGGCGCAAGATTATTTCGACCGTTTCTTCTCGATCCACTCTTCCAGTCCCGAGGGATATTATAAGTTCGGCCTCTTCCAGCTCCAGATCGGCAATGTCTCCCGCGCCGTGGAGAGCTTCCGGAAGGCGATTGAGGTCTTCAAGCTCTCGCCGTCGTTCAAACGGAGACAAGACCGCCTCTGGGCTTACAAAGCGCGCTTCCATCTTGGAAAGACACGACTCGCCTCGGGGGCGCGGTGA
- a CDS encoding substrate-binding domain-containing protein gives MTPSKAILIGALVLMVLYTAPVFMSEVGGGSQTLVLYGFSILEEVMSSGILPAFQAKWKQETGEPIRFYTSFSGSGTVMNQIRFGAPADVAIFAHTLDAYRLKEAGLIRSDWTAEPHQGIVNRTPIVLIVRPGNPKGLQSFDDLRRPGIGIVHPDPQTSGGALWALLAEYGAFALPAGGDRTSAHDGMVDLWKNVIVLGASARAARTQFEMGFGDVLITYEQEAVKDLLRGRFKYGLAVPERTIYSEHPAVVIDRNVTPAKGRLIRAFLDFLWTEEAQRIFVKYGFRSVTDDRLNEENHYFSRVASPFTVADLGGWNRAYSEIVEGLWRKEILEEVHR, from the coding sequence TTGACCCCTTCTAAAGCCATTCTGATCGGCGCGCTTGTCTTGATGGTGCTCTACACCGCGCCCGTTTTTATGTCCGAAGTGGGAGGGGGGTCTCAGACCCTCGTCCTCTATGGATTCAGCATTTTGGAAGAGGTGATGTCGTCAGGTATCCTTCCGGCTTTCCAGGCAAAGTGGAAGCAAGAGACCGGAGAGCCGATCCGCTTCTACACCTCCTTCTCAGGCTCGGGAACGGTGATGAACCAGATCCGGTTCGGCGCGCCGGCCGACGTGGCCATCTTCGCTCACACCCTGGATGCCTACCGGCTGAAAGAAGCGGGGTTGATCCGGAGCGATTGGACCGCCGAGCCCCACCAAGGGATCGTCAATCGGACCCCGATTGTTCTGATTGTCCGGCCGGGAAATCCAAAGGGGCTGCAAAGTTTCGACGACCTCCGGCGCCCGGGGATCGGGATCGTCCACCCCGATCCGCAGACGTCGGGCGGGGCGCTCTGGGCGCTGTTGGCGGAATATGGCGCGTTTGCCCTCCCTGCGGGGGGAGACCGCACCTCGGCGCACGATGGGATGGTCGATCTCTGGAAAAATGTCATCGTCCTCGGCGCGTCGGCCCGGGCGGCCCGGACCCAATTCGAAATGGGGTTCGGCGATGTCTTGATTACCTATGAACAAGAGGCGGTCAAAGATCTCTTGCGGGGCCGATTCAAATATGGGCTGGCGGTGCCGGAGCGGACGATCTACAGCGAGCACCCGGCGGTGGTCATCGACCGAAACGTGACCCCGGCGAAAGGGCGTCTGATTCGGGCGTTTCTCGATTTTCTCTGGACCGAGGAGGCGCAGCGGATTTTCGTGAAATACGGTTTCCGCTCGGTCACCGACGATCGGCTGAATGAGGAGAACCACTATTTTTCCAGAGTGGCGTCCCCCTTTACCGTTGCCGATCTGGGGGGATGGAATCGGGCTTATTCCGAGATTGTCGAGGGGCTTTGGCGGAAAGAGATTCTGGAGGAGGTACACCGATGA
- a CDS encoding mechanosensitive ion channel, which produces MRELSEILHTPLFHVQKTPVTLISFLGTTLFILSAYLFSRFLQRTLRKRIFPRFKIAEGLQYTFIRLTHYFLMFVGLVLGLQFIGLDLSSFAFIAGLLSVGIGFGLQNIASNFVAGIILLFERPIKIGDRISVGDITGDVYQIKIRSTTILTPDNIAIIVPNSDFVASRVINWSYEDPRVRLHLIVGVAYRSDVTRVTSLLLQAARVNRQVLQHPEPEVTFHAFGDSALQFQLSFWVEEPKSGPRSLSDLRYQIHRLFQENGIEMPFPQREIHVKGLAPGDGARSEPGSK; this is translated from the coding sequence ATGCGTGAGCTCTCGGAGATCCTCCACACCCCGCTCTTTCACGTTCAGAAGACCCCGGTCACCCTGATCTCTTTTCTCGGGACAACCCTCTTCATCCTCTCCGCCTACCTCTTCTCCCGGTTCCTGCAACGAACCCTTCGCAAACGGATCTTCCCCCGCTTCAAGATCGCCGAAGGGCTTCAATATACTTTCATCCGCCTGACGCACTACTTCCTGATGTTCGTCGGCCTCGTGCTGGGGCTGCAGTTCATCGGGCTCGACCTGTCGAGCTTCGCGTTCATCGCCGGGCTGCTCAGCGTCGGGATCGGGTTCGGCCTTCAGAACATCGCCTCCAACTTCGTCGCCGGGATCATCCTTCTCTTCGAGCGGCCGATCAAGATCGGCGACCGGATCTCGGTCGGCGACATCACCGGCGACGTTTATCAGATCAAGATCCGCTCGACGACGATCCTCACCCCCGACAACATCGCCATCATCGTTCCGAACTCCGACTTCGTCGCCAGCCGGGTGATCAACTGGTCGTACGAAGACCCGCGCGTCCGGCTTCATTTGATCGTCGGCGTCGCCTATCGTTCGGACGTGACGCGGGTCACCTCGCTTCTCCTCCAGGCGGCGCGGGTCAATCGGCAGGTCCTCCAACATCCGGAGCCGGAGGTCACCTTTCATGCCTTCGGCGACTCGGCCCTTCAATTTCAGCTCTCTTTTTGGGTTGAGGAGCCGAAGAGCGGCCCCCGCTCTTTAAGCGACCTCCGTTATCAGATCCACCGACTCTTTCAGGAAAACGGAATCGAGATGCCTTTCCCACAGCGGGAAATCCACGTGAAGGGCCTGGCCCCCGGAGACGGCGCCCGATCAGAGCCGGGCTCCAAATGA
- a CDS encoding molybdopterin-dependent oxidoreductase has protein sequence MRALRPFGRRAFLKKALLGTAGFVLSLVTSRGRAEAITFWSNSDYVGKTREGEYKDFYIQYYKSFKRIDGAAWRLKVGGRCEAPQTLTLGEVKALPGTSQVSRIKCVECWSNKAEWSGFHLSELEKLAHPGPEAVGILFRCGDGYTEYLSRAELLQERVLLVHTMNGRPLSDEHGFPLRLIIPFKYGYKSAKAILGMEYVDTPKKGTWSEIGPYSVDGTILPGEDHPLDRGKVKRRIDGGEIFD, from the coding sequence ATGCGCGCGCTGAGGCCGTTTGGCCGAAGAGCTTTTCTCAAGAAGGCCCTGCTCGGCACGGCCGGCTTTGTACTCTCGCTCGTCACCTCACGCGGACGGGCCGAGGCGATCACCTTCTGGAGCAACTCCGACTATGTCGGCAAAACCCGCGAGGGGGAGTATAAAGACTTCTATATCCAGTATTATAAATCGTTCAAGCGGATCGACGGGGCGGCGTGGCGGCTGAAGGTCGGCGGGCGCTGCGAAGCGCCCCAGACGCTCACCCTTGGAGAAGTCAAAGCGTTACCGGGAACATCGCAGGTCTCGCGGATCAAATGTGTGGAGTGCTGGTCGAACAAAGCCGAATGGAGCGGGTTTCATCTGTCGGAGCTGGAAAAGCTCGCTCACCCCGGGCCCGAAGCGGTCGGCATTCTCTTCCGCTGCGGCGACGGCTACACCGAATACCTCTCGCGCGCAGAGCTTCTTCAGGAGCGGGTCCTCCTCGTCCACACCATGAACGGCCGGCCGCTCTCCGACGAGCACGGCTTTCCACTCCGGCTCATCATCCCTTTTAAATACGGCTACAAAAGCGCCAAGGCGATCCTCGGGATGGAATATGTCGACACCCCGAAGAAAGGGACCTGGAGCGAGATCGGACCGTATTCGGTCGACGGGACCATTCTCCCCGGCGAGGATCATCCCTTAGACCGCGGGAAGGTGAAGCGAAGAATCGATGGCGGAGAAATTTTCGATTAG
- a CDS encoding glycerol kinase codes for MRKAPARWAIAALDQGSSRTRAALFDPHGKILARADAPIQTFSPRPGWIEHDPTEIWKTTQRVLRKIVREAIRLKSPPIALGIANQRSTFLCWDRQSGAPLSPAISWQDRRAGDRLADFARPDFIKKTGLPLTPYYAATKLAAVLRQMKKERRSIKNLVCGTVNTFLIWHLTGGAVHRTDPTNAARMLLYNLDEGDWDDDLLYHFRIPREILPEVAPTQSDFGEAVMDGVRLPITCSIGDQQASLAGLGGLTRGAANVNYGTGGFFLVNTGTRRATVPGLLSSVAWSSEKETTYLVEGTVNGIGPLFTWLRTLGLIRSEKEIDAACAKSRERIFFLPALIGLGAPHWDNTVQTTLFGLTGACRKEDLVRGAVEGIAFLMTDIFTLIQKDKSIPIRKIIASGGGSQIKRLLQMQADLFGKPITVTNDPDSTIRGAALLTDKARDGVNQKYFQVALIKETFFPQIKGTKREALCRRWNQMLTQAQALYRI; via the coding sequence ATGAGGAAAGCCCCCGCGCGTTGGGCGATCGCCGCGCTCGACCAGGGAAGCAGCCGTACCCGCGCCGCCCTCTTCGACCCTCACGGAAAGATCCTCGCCCGCGCCGACGCGCCGATCCAAACCTTCTCACCCCGGCCCGGCTGGATCGAGCATGATCCGACCGAGATTTGGAAGACGACTCAGCGTGTTCTCCGAAAAATCGTCCGCGAAGCAATCCGTCTGAAGAGCCCCCCGATCGCCCTCGGGATTGCAAACCAGCGGTCCACGTTCCTCTGCTGGGACCGCCAAAGCGGCGCGCCCCTCTCTCCCGCGATCAGCTGGCAAGACCGACGCGCCGGCGACCGGCTCGCCGACTTCGCCCGCCCCGACTTTATCAAAAAGACCGGCCTTCCGCTGACCCCCTACTACGCCGCCACCAAGCTCGCCGCGGTGTTGCGGCAGATGAAAAAAGAGCGGCGGTCGATCAAAAATCTCGTCTGTGGAACCGTCAATACTTTTTTAATCTGGCATCTCACCGGAGGCGCCGTCCATCGGACCGATCCGACCAACGCCGCGCGGATGCTGCTTTATAATTTGGATGAGGGCGATTGGGACGACGATCTTCTTTACCACTTCCGCATCCCGCGGGAGATTCTCCCGGAGGTTGCCCCGACGCAATCGGATTTTGGGGAGGCGGTGATGGATGGCGTGCGCCTTCCGATCACCTGCAGCATCGGCGATCAGCAGGCCTCGCTTGCGGGATTGGGTGGGCTGACACGCGGGGCGGCAAACGTCAACTACGGCACCGGCGGTTTCTTTCTGGTCAACACCGGCACCCGCCGCGCGACGGTGCCGGGGCTTCTCTCCAGCGTCGCCTGGTCGAGCGAGAAGGAGACAACCTATCTCGTGGAAGGGACCGTCAACGGGATCGGCCCGCTCTTCACCTGGCTTCGCACGCTGGGGCTGATTCGATCGGAAAAAGAAATCGACGCCGCCTGCGCCAAATCGCGCGAGCGGATCTTTTTCCTCCCGGCCTTAATCGGCCTGGGCGCGCCGCATTGGGACAACACGGTTCAGACCACCCTCTTCGGCTTGACCGGCGCCTGCCGCAAGGAAGACCTGGTTCGCGGCGCGGTCGAAGGGATCGCCTTTTTGATGACCGACATTTTCACCCTCATCCAAAAAGACAAATCGATTCCGATTCGGAAGATCATCGCCAGTGGCGGCGGCTCTCAGATCAAGCGTTTGCTTCAGATGCAGGCCGACCTTTTTGGAAAACCGATTACGGTTACCAATGATCCTGACTCAACCATTCGGGGTGCCGCGCTTCTGACGGACAAAGCCCGTGACGGGGTCAATCAAAAATACTTTCAAGTCGCTCTCATCAAAGAAACCTTTTTTCCTCAAATCAAAGGGACCAAACGAGAGGCGCTTTGCCGGCGCTGGAATCAGATGTTGACGCAGGCTCAGGCCCTCTATCGGATTTAA